One stretch of Pelmatolapia mariae isolate MD_Pm_ZW linkage group LG3_W, Pm_UMD_F_2, whole genome shotgun sequence DNA includes these proteins:
- the zgc:77880 gene encoding zf-DHHC domain-containing protein, with amino-acid sequence MAFLRCRRDPCGVICLILTYFSVFYADYVVIQYVLIPAYSDSVWCTLHGSVFNLILLLLLACHSKAVFSDPGMVPLPDTAIDFSDLRSQSSRMNERGCEGWTVCSRCETYRPPRAHHCRVCQRCIRRMDHHCPWINNCVGELNQKYFIQFLFYTGMASLYSMVLVVSAWVWRIRNERGGDAEKESEETPSKHLIVAHYIILLVESVLFGVFVMVIFYDQLVSIITDETPIEQMRNRLMIKDRASLSSSSSSTSSSQLPHHPSHTRKPKLALLREVFGRGSVFCWLLPLHSSPPSVGGITYSALPDYDV; translated from the exons ATGGCGTTTCTTCGCTGTAGGCGAGATCCCTGCGGCGTTATCTGCTTGATTTTAACTTATTTCAGCGTGTTTTATGCGGACTATGTGGTCATACAGTACGTGCTCATCCCCGCGTACTCGGACAG TGTGTGGTGTACTCTCCACGGGTCAGTGTTCAACCtgattctgctgctgctgcttgcctGCCACTCTAAAGCTGTTTTCTCAGATCCTG GCATGGTGCCTCTTCCTGATACGGCCATCGACTTCTCGGACCTCCGCTCTCAGTCGTCTCGGATGAACGAGCGG GGCTGCGAGGGCTGGACGGTGTGCAGTCGCTGCGAAACCTACAGACCCCCCAGAGCACATCACTGCCGCGTCTGCCAGAGGTGCATACGCCGCATGGACCACCACTGTCCCTG GATCAATAATTGTGTCGGGGAGCTAAACCAGAAGTATTTCATCCAGTTTCTCTTCTACACTG GTATGGCCAGCCTGTACTCCATGGTGCTGGTGGTGTCGGCGTGGGTGTGGAGAATAAGGAACGAGCGAGGCGGTGACGCAGAGAAGGAAAGCGAGGAGACGCCCAGCAAACACCTGATAGT GGCGCATTACATCATCCTCCTCGTGGAGTCGGTGCTGTTTGGTGTGTTTGTCATGGTCATCTTCTACGATCag CTGGTCTCCATAATCACAGACGAGACTCCCATCGAGCAGATGAGAAACAGGCTGATGATTAAAGACAGGGCTTCTttgtcctcttcatcctcctccacctcctcctcgcAGTTGCCTCACCACCCTTCACACACCCGCAAGCCGAAGCTGGCCCTGTTGCGGGAGGTCTTTGGGAGAG GGTCGGTCTTTTGCTGGCTTCTCCCGCTCCACTCCAGCCCTCCGTCAGTTGGAGGCATCACCTACTCCGCCCTGCCTGACTACGACGTCTGA